One Coregonus clupeaformis isolate EN_2021a chromosome 21, ASM2061545v1, whole genome shotgun sequence DNA window includes the following coding sequences:
- the LOC121534912 gene encoding phakinin-like, producing the protein MPLPRRRSSFLGQPTAAERPGSASTRAGTAGITTAPRGVFVGTAPTSSASSLGTRVSRRALGISSVFLQGLRSTAAPVMPRGAGAGGRQHPGGAESLNACLMEYRDKVRALELLNQQLEEQIRQCLDRKASSAGAWGPLRQDWEDVYRQVSESILDNARLMLQTENVQANAEDFKDRYENEQPFRKVVEEEISSLYKVIDNANLTKSDLESQMDSMRAELRDLARNHEEDVRVLYNQMAGHEVDEPDAPIETNLDQILAYIRSHWERVIEKNRAETDAYLEFKQAESVGCKLSREEEELESLKTECNDAGCKIQSLQAETESIRALKRGLENSLNDAKHWHDIELQNLGSVIGKLESELGDVRGDIEQQRCDYETLLGNKMRLELEIGTYHGILDGEESRYHPSMCTGASEPEGRQTPLPPHSEPCGSSAPQGSNTSSH; encoded by the exons ATGCCTCTGCCAAGACGTCGATCCTCCTTCTTGGGCCAGCCCACCGCTGCAGAGCGCCCGGGTAGCGCCAGCACCAGGGCTGGCACCGCGGGCATCACCACAGCCCCCCGGGGCGTCTTTGTGGGGACAGCCCCCACGAGCAGCGCGTCCAGCCTGGGTACGCGCGTGTCGCGGCGCGCCCTGGGCATCAGCAGTGTGTTCCTGCAGGGGCTGAGGAGCACGGCCGCGCCTGTGATGCCCCGCGGGGCCGGGGCTGGTGGCAGGCAGCACCCCGGGGGTGCTGAGAGCCTTAACGCCTGCCTGATGGAGTACAGGGACAAGGTGCGTGCCCTGGAGCTTCTCAACCAGCAGCTGGAGGAGCAGATCAGACAATGCCTGGATCGTAAGGCGTCCAGCGCCGGAGCCTGGGGTCCCCTCAGACAGGACTGGGAGGATGTCTACAGACAG GTTAGTGAGTCCATCCTTGACAATGCCAGGCTAATGCTACAGACAGAGAATGTGCAGGCCAACGCTGAGGACTTCAAGGACCG GTATGAGAATGAGCAGCCCTTCAGGaaagtggtggaggaggagattAGCTCTCTGTACAAGGTGATTGACAACGCCAACCTGACCAAGTCAGACCTGGAGAGCCAGATGGACAGCATGAGGGCTGAGCTCCGAGACCTGGCCCGCAACCACGAGGAG GACGTGAGGGTGCTCTACAACCAGATGGCAGGCCATGAGGTGGACGAGCCGGACGCTCCCATTGAGACCAATCTGGACCAGATACTGGCCTACATCCGCTCCCACTGGGAAAGAGTCATCGAGAAGAACCGTGCCGAGACCGATGCCTACCTGGAATTCAAG CAGGCGGAGAGTGTGGGCTGTAAGCTGAGTCGtgaggaggaggagctggagagtcTGAAGACGGAGTGTAATGACGCTGGCTGTAAGATCCAGAGTCTGCAGGCCGAAACAGAGTCCATCAGAGCACTG AAGCGCGGTCTGGAGAACTCACTGAACGACGCCAAGCATTGGCATGACATTGAGCTGCAGAACCTGGGATCCGTCATTGGCAAGCTGGAGTCGGAGCTGGGCGACGTCCGCGGCGACATTGAACAGCAACGCTGTGACTATGAGACGTTGCTAGGCAACAAAATGCGCCTGGAGCTGGAGATCGGCACCTACCACGGCATCTTGGATGGGGAGGAGAGCCGCTACCACCCCTCAAT GTGCACAGGTGCATCAGAGCCTGAGGGGAGACAAACTCCCCTTCCTCCCCATTCAGAGCCCTGCGGCAGCTCAGCACCCCAAG GCTCCAACACATCTAGTCACTAG